In one Streptomyces sp. NBC_01241 genomic region, the following are encoded:
- a CDS encoding DUF742 domain-containing protein, with the protein MTTPGEEQAVSSGFVRSYVITGGRGLPDAEGLSLVTLVMIAPDRQRPPNPSPEVRAIWDLCSGGYLSVAEVAGHLELPVGVARLLLNDLTEQGHLIRRKAPPPAQLVDRKILEEVLHGLHVRFG; encoded by the coding sequence ATGACGACGCCGGGCGAGGAGCAGGCGGTCAGCAGCGGGTTCGTCCGGTCCTACGTCATCACCGGCGGACGCGGCCTGCCCGACGCCGAGGGCCTCTCCCTCGTCACTCTGGTCATGATCGCCCCCGACCGTCAGCGGCCCCCGAACCCGAGCCCCGAGGTCCGGGCGATCTGGGACCTGTGTTCCGGCGGCTATCTGTCGGTGGCCGAGGTCGCGGGCCATCTGGAGCTGCCCGTCGGAGTGGCTCGGCTGCTGCTGAACGATTTAACGGAACAAGGACATCTGATACGCCGCAAGGCGCCACCGCCGGCTCAACTCGTTGACAGGAAGATCCTCGAAGAGGTGTTGCATGGACTCCACGTCCGGTTCGGCTGA
- a CDS encoding roadblock/LC7 domain-containing protein, which yields MNPDLSWVLNDVLQVPGARHAILVSADGLLLANSSQIGRDDAETVAAAMSSMQSLSRAVAPFIGTQTPGRWRQTLLEYEHGWIFLIAAGTGAYLAAAAAADVDMEAMSFRMQQQVTALGKAMTTPLRQNAGSEA from the coding sequence GTGAACCCCGATCTGTCCTGGGTGCTCAACGATGTGCTCCAGGTACCCGGCGCTCGGCACGCGATCCTCGTCTCCGCCGACGGCCTGCTACTGGCCAACTCCAGCCAGATCGGCCGGGACGACGCGGAGACCGTGGCAGCGGCGATGAGCTCCATGCAGTCGCTGAGCCGGGCCGTCGCCCCCTTCATCGGCACCCAGACCCCCGGTCGCTGGCGGCAGACCCTCCTTGAGTACGAGCACGGCTGGATCTTCCTGATCGCCGCGGGTACCGGCGCCTACCTGGCGGCGGCCGCCGCGGCCGACGTGGACATGGAGGCCATGTCCTTCCGTATGCAGCAGCAGGTCACCGCGCTGGGGAAGGCGATGACCACGCCGCTCCGCCAGAACGCCGGAAGCGAAGCATGA
- a CDS encoding ATP-binding protein, which translates to MTFAQGLLLWALVVVALVAVGAVLRARKTNIGLRRQNSRLREERDALQRQRDEVHVAHTGLLHRQAAEMAEVRKDAEEETKAVLKAAVRTLQGLADEQQVVVQNAQKKYGDDPNMLADLMAIDHANSQFGRRAQGIAVLCGGWLGRRETVASVFDVARSAQGRIRQFDRVRVNGQVNFSVVSKAVEPVAVVLAELLANATNYSAPGTPVEINIQAVPKGVCLIVDDAGLGMGQEEKDRAAALLAPRAAISVSSLGIPPQFGFAVSGMLAARYGFKVSVDSVSPYGGVRAVVLLPDELLTGDAPAPPAAVAAPAAAGGRDADVAALPYRQAPAPAPTPLFPPAAQPAPAPQPAASFTTAGGLPKRRRKSPVSVVPSAEPEPARSNEETASRLGAFQRGTRSGRDTTTMEGPEIQ; encoded by the coding sequence ATGACATTTGCACAGGGCCTGCTCCTCTGGGCGCTGGTTGTCGTAGCACTGGTAGCTGTCGGTGCCGTCCTGCGGGCTCGCAAGACCAATATCGGGCTTCGCAGACAGAACTCCCGACTACGGGAGGAGCGGGACGCGCTGCAGCGGCAACGGGACGAGGTCCACGTCGCCCACACCGGTCTGCTGCACCGGCAGGCCGCTGAAATGGCCGAGGTCCGCAAGGACGCCGAAGAGGAGACCAAGGCCGTCCTCAAGGCGGCCGTGCGTACTCTTCAGGGGCTCGCGGACGAGCAGCAAGTGGTCGTACAGAACGCCCAGAAGAAATACGGCGACGACCCCAACATGCTCGCCGACCTGATGGCCATCGACCACGCCAACAGCCAGTTCGGCCGCCGGGCGCAGGGCATCGCGGTGCTGTGCGGCGGCTGGCTCGGACGCCGGGAGACCGTCGCGTCCGTCTTCGACGTCGCCCGCAGCGCCCAGGGCCGCATCCGGCAGTTCGACCGGGTCCGGGTCAACGGACAGGTCAACTTCTCCGTCGTCAGCAAGGCCGTGGAACCCGTCGCGGTGGTCCTCGCCGAGCTGCTCGCCAACGCCACCAACTACTCCGCCCCCGGCACTCCGGTGGAGATCAACATCCAGGCCGTCCCGAAGGGCGTCTGCCTCATCGTCGACGACGCGGGCCTCGGCATGGGCCAGGAGGAGAAGGACCGCGCCGCGGCTCTCCTCGCGCCCCGGGCCGCGATCAGCGTCTCCAGCCTGGGCATTCCCCCACAGTTCGGATTCGCCGTCTCCGGCATGCTGGCCGCCCGCTACGGGTTCAAGGTCTCGGTGGACTCCGTATCCCCTTATGGAGGCGTACGCGCGGTGGTTCTCCTGCCCGACGAGCTTCTCACCGGCGACGCGCCCGCGCCCCCGGCCGCCGTCGCGGCCCCCGCGGCCGCCGGTGGCCGTGACGCGGACGTGGCGGCGCTTCCGTACCGCCAGGCGCCCGCGCCCGCTCCGACTCCGCTGTTCCCCCCGGCCGCACAGCCGGCCCCCGCTCCGCAGCCCGCCGCGTCCTTCACCACCGCCGGCGGCCTGCCCAAGCGTCGTCGCAAGAGTCCGGTGTCCGTGGTGCCGTCGGCCGAACCCGAGCCGGCGCGCAGCAACGAGGAGACCGCCTCCCGCCTGGGTGCGTTCCAGCGCGGAACCCGGTCCGGACGTGACACGACGACGATGGAAGGACCCGAGATCCAGTGA
- a CDS encoding SCO2400 family protein: MDYCSTCRRNLNGALVCPGCGAYAPDIAPPARRIHGTVATIAAAGEAWRPEEVPASVSYRGIHRSDAAWMGSAAFEDTMSDASDTVPGTESVTAVSAESGAESVTAAGTESLSGFEGAVPIGTGQGRAARRRQLARWKKHRRRALAATTIALVGGGLTVAAMPTTRPSAGHTQAASPPDPVTAAPRTTTTDSVSEQPETRVSGDHGSHPSTPTGRHRKITVATPATVRTDRQPAAAAVAQPPATTSATSHSAPASSKVTHVDNAVATDPAPAPVPAAVPDTTAPASTERTGADASAANPPPDTSVAEPAPRKQLCLLVLCVG, translated from the coding sequence ATGGACTACTGCTCCACGTGCCGCCGGAATCTCAACGGGGCACTCGTGTGTCCAGGGTGCGGCGCATACGCTCCGGACATCGCCCCACCTGCCCGACGCATCCACGGCACGGTCGCCACTATCGCGGCGGCGGGGGAGGCCTGGCGTCCGGAGGAGGTCCCCGCTTCGGTGTCCTACCGTGGCATTCATCGCTCCGATGCGGCATGGATGGGTAGCGCCGCGTTCGAAGACACGATGTCGGACGCGTCGGACACTGTGCCGGGCACTGAATCGGTCACTGCGGTGAGCGCTGAATCGGGCGCCGAATCGGTCACTGCGGCGGGCACTGAATCACTCAGCGGCTTCGAAGGCGCCGTCCCCATCGGTACCGGTCAGGGCCGGGCGGCCCGGCGCCGGCAGCTGGCGCGCTGGAAGAAGCACCGGCGTCGGGCCCTGGCCGCTACGACCATTGCTCTTGTCGGTGGCGGCCTGACCGTTGCCGCGATGCCGACCACCAGGCCTTCGGCCGGCCACACGCAGGCGGCCTCACCGCCGGACCCGGTGACCGCGGCGCCACGTACGACGACCACCGACTCGGTGTCGGAGCAGCCGGAGACCAGGGTTTCGGGGGATCACGGCTCTCATCCGTCCACGCCGACGGGCCGGCACCGGAAGATCACCGTCGCCACGCCCGCCACGGTGCGGACGGACCGGCAGCCGGCGGCCGCCGCCGTGGCTCAACCCCCCGCGACCACGAGCGCGACGTCGCACAGCGCACCCGCGTCGTCCAAGGTGACGCACGTCGACAACGCCGTCGCCACAGACCCCGCCCCGGCTCCGGTCCCGGCCGCAGTCCCCGATACGACCGCGCCCGCTTCCACCGAGCGGACCGGTGCGGACGCATCGGCTGCGAATCCCCCGCCGGACACGTCGGTGGCCGAGCCGGCACCTCGGAAGCAGCTGTGCCTGCTCGTTCTGTGCGTCGGCTGA
- a CDS encoding Uma2 family endonuclease, protein MGVVEESVLTQEVFEDLARHAIRTEEALRLEFVNGKLGVKAAPDGDHGRIIEWLTRLCMQADPDRWLYAEQGLRIETYRKGNARPDGALARSGAFVGQGEWAGPDGVLMVVEVTSYDEDTDRRDRVEKPRAYAETGIPVYLLIDRDTCEVKVHSQPDGVRYEQVVTVPYGKTVELPDPVGIELDTEPLKNWVR, encoded by the coding sequence ATGGGTGTGGTTGAGGAGAGTGTGCTGACCCAGGAGGTCTTCGAGGACCTCGCCCGCCACGCCATACGCACCGAAGAAGCACTGCGTCTGGAGTTCGTGAACGGAAAACTGGGAGTCAAGGCTGCGCCGGACGGGGATCACGGGCGGATCATCGAATGGCTGACGCGCCTTTGCATGCAGGCCGATCCGGACCGTTGGCTCTACGCCGAACAGGGCCTTCGAATCGAGACGTACCGCAAGGGGAACGCCCGCCCGGACGGTGCGCTCGCCCGCAGTGGCGCCTTCGTCGGCCAGGGCGAGTGGGCCGGCCCCGACGGTGTCCTGATGGTCGTCGAAGTCACCTCGTACGACGAGGACACCGACCGCCGGGACCGCGTGGAGAAGCCGCGTGCGTATGCCGAGACCGGCATTCCCGTCTATCTGCTGATCGACCGTGACACCTGCGAGGTCAAGGTGCACTCGCAGCCCGACGGCGTGCGGTACGAGCAGGTGGTGACGGTTCCGTACGGGAAGACTGTCGAACTGCCCGACCCCGTGGGCATCGAACTGGACACGGAGCCGCTGAAGAACTGGGTCCGCTGA
- a CDS encoding L,D-transpeptidase family protein: protein MPVSANRPSAARRPPYAICAGTILLLTACGNTSQTAGGTQEVRAASSASAGVAGPQAAGDRGRAAPGPYAPRLVPREIPALGPRTRGGIPAGARQALVVTGDSYDSSLSTAVLYTRDDPAGGWRAATGRWPAHNGLNGWTDEHWEGDLRTPVGVYGLTAAGGRFEPPETAFPYEQRPEFAVSGEGFEGETLEGSFDYVVAVDYNRVPGASPLDPVRPLGQERGGGIWIHVDHGGPTQGCISLPENRMRELLRILDPEKKPVVVIGDVEGLER, encoded by the coding sequence GTGCCCGTGTCCGCGAACCGTCCATCGGCCGCCCGGCGTCCCCCGTACGCCATCTGTGCAGGAACGATTCTGCTGCTCACTGCCTGCGGCAATACCTCCCAGACCGCCGGCGGCACCCAGGAGGTCCGGGCGGCGTCCTCTGCTTCCGCCGGTGTCGCGGGTCCACAAGCCGCCGGGGACCGGGGGCGGGCCGCCCCCGGTCCGTACGCGCCACGCCTCGTACCCCGTGAGATCCCCGCGCTGGGGCCGCGCACCAGGGGCGGGATCCCGGCGGGCGCCCGGCAGGCGCTCGTCGTCACGGGCGATTCCTACGACTCCAGCCTGTCTACTGCGGTCCTCTATACCCGTGACGATCCCGCCGGGGGCTGGCGCGCGGCCACGGGCCGCTGGCCGGCCCACAATGGCCTGAACGGCTGGACCGACGAGCACTGGGAGGGCGACCTCCGCACCCCGGTGGGGGTCTATGGACTGACGGCGGCGGGCGGTCGCTTCGAACCCCCGGAGACCGCGTTCCCGTACGAGCAGCGCCCGGAGTTCGCGGTGAGTGGTGAAGGGTTCGAGGGGGAGACCCTGGAGGGTTCCTTCGACTACGTCGTCGCCGTCGACTACAACCGGGTCCCCGGCGCCTCCCCGCTGGACCCGGTGCGCCCGCTCGGCCAGGAACGCGGTGGCGGCATCTGGATCCATGTGGACCACGGCGGTCCGACCCAGGGTTGCATCTCACTCCCCGAGAACCGGATGAGGGAACTGCTCCGCATCCTCGACCCGGAGAAGAAGCCGGTCGTCGTCATAGGGGACGTGGAGGGGCTGGAGCGGTGA
- a CDS encoding DUF397 domain-containing protein — MTPDTMWQKSSFSGGGDSSDCVELAAAGDRIRLREGDDPGTELVVTSVAFAGLVRDVKGGRLGRV, encoded by the coding sequence ATGACTCCGGACACCATGTGGCAGAAGTCCTCGTTCTCCGGCGGGGGTGATTCCTCGGACTGCGTCGAGCTCGCCGCCGCCGGGGACCGGATACGGCTCCGCGAGGGCGATGATCCCGGTACGGAACTGGTGGTCACGTCCGTGGCGTTTGCCGGGCTCGTCCGGGATGTGAAGGGCGGGCGGCTCGGCCGGGTGTGA
- a CDS encoding helix-turn-helix domain-containing protein — protein sequence MPARSIVTARQERLGVELRKLRERAGLSGREASRVIGIAETKISAMESARVGVSAERVRYLASHYACDDVALVEALAAMAAERARGWWEAFRESVPSGYLDLAELEDSATHLRTFQSVQIPGLLQTEEQIRAIFASTVPGLSDEQLELRVRFRLRRQEILAGDRPVPYQAVIHEAALRIRAGDSKIARGQLEHILQQSELQHVSVRVVPFAVDGFAGVCDPLVYAGGSVPQLDTVLMDTPHGGALLDAEAQLSRYRELMRKVEGVALGVVESRDFIHRLVQSV from the coding sequence ATGCCGGCGAGAAGTATCGTCACTGCCCGTCAGGAACGGCTCGGTGTCGAGCTGCGAAAGCTCAGGGAGCGAGCGGGTCTGAGCGGTCGTGAAGCGTCGCGGGTCATCGGAATCGCCGAGACCAAGATCTCGGCGATGGAATCGGCACGCGTGGGTGTGAGCGCGGAGCGTGTCCGTTACCTCGCCAGTCACTACGCGTGCGACGACGTCGCACTCGTCGAGGCCCTCGCGGCGATGGCGGCCGAGCGGGCCCGTGGTTGGTGGGAAGCGTTTCGGGAGTCGGTGCCTTCCGGCTACCTCGATCTGGCTGAACTTGAGGACAGCGCTACCCACCTGAGAACGTTTCAGAGTGTGCAGATTCCCGGGCTGCTTCAGACCGAGGAGCAGATCCGGGCCATCTTTGCCTCCACGGTGCCGGGCCTCTCGGATGAACAGCTTGAGTTGCGCGTACGGTTCCGGCTGCGGCGCCAGGAGATCCTGGCGGGTGACCGTCCCGTGCCCTATCAGGCGGTGATTCACGAAGCGGCGCTGAGGATTCGAGCAGGCGACAGCAAGATTGCCCGGGGGCAGCTGGAGCACATTCTTCAGCAGTCGGAACTACAGCATGTATCTGTGCGCGTGGTGCCATTTGCTGTGGACGGTTTCGCTGGAGTCTGCGACCCGCTTGTCTACGCCGGCGGATCGGTGCCGCAGCTGGACACCGTACTGATGGACACACCGCATGGTGGTGCTCTTCTTGACGCGGAGGCACAACTCAGCCGCTACCGGGAGCTCATGCGCAAGGTGGAGGGCGTAGCGCTCGGGGTCGTAGAGTCACGGGACTTCATTCATCGCCTCGTGCAAAGCGTGTGA
- a CDS encoding ATP-binding protein — translation MPNSPTSTDAPWEYTLYIPHDPRAVTVSRRTLRLILTLHGLLPLSETAELVATELVSNAVRHTKGPAALRLRWASRVLRIGVWDADPTPPAPPLSASAEAENGRGLDLVRNCTDGWGWYQLSSNGNSGKFVWCELASIGA, via the coding sequence ATGCCGAACTCGCCCACGAGCACCGACGCCCCCTGGGAATACACGCTCTACATCCCTCACGACCCCCGCGCGGTCACGGTCTCCCGCCGCACTCTGCGCCTGATCCTCACCCTGCACGGCCTGCTCCCCCTCTCCGAAACCGCCGAGCTCGTCGCCACCGAGCTGGTCAGCAACGCGGTACGCCACACCAAGGGCCCGGCCGCGTTACGTCTGCGCTGGGCAAGCCGCGTACTGCGCATCGGCGTCTGGGACGCGGACCCCACCCCACCGGCGCCACCGCTGTCCGCATCCGCAGAAGCCGAAAACGGGCGCGGGCTCGACCTCGTCCGCAACTGCACTGATGGCTGGGGCTGGTATCAGCTCAGCAGCAACGGCAACTCAGGCAAGTTCGTCTGGTGCGAACTTGCCTCTATCGGAGCATGA
- a CDS encoding acyl-CoA thioester hydrolase/BAAT C-terminal domain-containing protein has protein sequence MMEIIERTLSEPCEGVLVEPEGGSAVGVLVLAGSSGRIDTDRCRVLARAGMTALSIRWFGGERQPEGICEIPLETFVEAIDFLKARGSGRVGVLGLSKGAEAALLVAVRDPRVDAVVALSPTSVVWANVGPGTDGDAYPYRSSWTWKGEPVPFVPYDEHWTPQEPEGAPIACRTLYEQSWQAFTEAAQKAAIPIERSAAEIVLVAGGDDQMWPSLEFAQELAARRALAGQRPARLVTSSDAGHRPRLPGEGPARHSGQFRYGGTAETDAALGARAWSDIVAALRGDLHGGD, from the coding sequence ATGATGGAAATCATCGAGCGCACCCTCAGTGAGCCTTGCGAGGGTGTTCTGGTGGAGCCCGAGGGAGGCAGCGCGGTGGGGGTGCTGGTGCTGGCTGGTTCCAGTGGCCGTATTGACACCGACCGCTGTCGTGTTCTCGCCCGCGCGGGGATGACCGCCCTGTCGATTCGCTGGTTCGGTGGTGAGCGCCAGCCAGAGGGAATCTGCGAGATTCCCCTGGAGACCTTCGTCGAGGCGATCGATTTCCTGAAAGCCCGGGGAAGCGGCAGAGTCGGTGTGCTGGGATTGTCGAAGGGCGCCGAGGCGGCACTGCTCGTGGCGGTCCGCGATCCGCGTGTCGATGCGGTGGTGGCCCTGTCGCCCACCTCCGTGGTCTGGGCGAACGTCGGCCCCGGAACCGACGGGGATGCCTACCCCTATCGGTCGTCGTGGACCTGGAAGGGTGAGCCCGTCCCGTTCGTTCCCTACGACGAGCACTGGACCCCGCAAGAGCCGGAGGGCGCGCCGATCGCCTGCCGGACGCTCTACGAGCAAAGTTGGCAGGCCTTTACCGAGGCTGCGCAGAAGGCCGCGATCCCCATCGAACGATCCGCCGCGGAGATCGTGCTCGTTGCGGGCGGGGACGATCAGATGTGGCCGTCGCTGGAATTCGCGCAGGAACTGGCCGCACGGCGCGCGTTGGCAGGGCAACGCCCAGCCAGGCTCGTGACCTCATCCGATGCCGGACACCGACCCCGTTTGCCCGGGGAAGGGCCTGCCAGGCACTCCGGGCAGTTCCGCTACGGCGGCACCGCGGAGACCGACGCGGCCCTCGGTGCCAGGGCCTGGTCGGACATCGTTGCCGCGCTCCGTGGAGATCTCCATGGCGGAGACTGA
- the aspS gene encoding aspartate--tRNA ligase, producing the protein MHRYRSHTCGELRASDVGTDVRLSGWLHNRRDLGGILFIDLRDHYGLVQLVARPGTPGNEALAKLTKETVVRIDGKVSARGADNVNPELPTGEIEIEVTEVEVLGEAAPLPFTINAEDGVNEERRLEYRFLDLRRERMHRNIMLRSAVIASIRAKMVALGFNEMATPILTATSPEGARDFVVPSRLNPGKFYALPQAPQQFKQLLMISGFDRYFQIAPCFRDEDARADRSPGEFYQLDVEMSFVEQEDVFRPIEKLMTELFEEFGNGRHVTSPFPRIPFREAMLKYGNDKPDLRAQLELVDISDIFADSEFKAFAGKHVRALPVPDTAGQSRKFFDGLGDYAVQHGAKGLAWVRVGEDGGLTGPIAKFLTETDIKTLTERLSLAPGHAVFFGAGEFDEVSKIMSAVRVEAAKRAGHFEEGVFRFCWVVDFPMFEKDEDTGKIDFSHNPFSMPQGGMKDLEEKDPLDILAWQYDIVCNGIELSSGAIRNHEPDVMLKAFEIAGYDRETVEHEFAGMLRAFRLGAPPHGGIAPGVDRIVMLLADEPNIRETIAFPLNGNAQDLMMGAPTELDESRLRELNIQLRKPAASAKDKAEK; encoded by the coding sequence ATGCATCGGTACAGGTCCCACACCTGCGGCGAGCTCCGCGCCTCTGACGTCGGCACCGACGTCCGACTGAGCGGCTGGCTGCACAATCGCCGAGACCTGGGCGGCATCCTCTTCATCGATCTGCGCGACCACTACGGTCTGGTGCAGCTCGTCGCCCGTCCCGGCACCCCCGGCAACGAGGCCCTGGCGAAGCTCACCAAGGAGACCGTCGTACGGATTGACGGCAAGGTCTCCGCGCGCGGCGCCGACAACGTGAACCCGGAGCTCCCGACCGGCGAGATCGAGATCGAGGTCACCGAGGTCGAGGTGCTGGGCGAGGCCGCCCCGCTGCCCTTCACGATCAACGCCGAGGACGGGGTCAACGAGGAGCGGCGCCTGGAGTACCGCTTCCTGGACCTGCGCCGCGAGCGCATGCACCGCAACATCATGCTGCGCTCGGCCGTCATCGCCTCGATCCGCGCCAAGATGGTGGCGCTCGGCTTCAACGAGATGGCGACCCCGATCCTCACCGCGACGTCCCCCGAGGGCGCCCGCGACTTCGTCGTCCCGTCCCGCCTGAACCCGGGCAAGTTCTACGCCCTGCCCCAGGCCCCGCAGCAGTTCAAGCAGCTGCTGATGATCTCCGGCTTCGACCGCTACTTCCAGATCGCGCCGTGCTTCCGCGACGAGGACGCCCGCGCCGACCGTTCGCCCGGCGAGTTCTACCAGCTCGACGTCGAGATGTCGTTCGTCGAGCAGGAGGACGTCTTCCGGCCGATCGAGAAGCTGATGACCGAGCTCTTCGAGGAGTTCGGCAACGGCCGCCACGTCACCTCGCCGTTCCCGCGCATCCCGTTCCGCGAGGCGATGCTGAAGTACGGCAACGACAAGCCGGACCTGCGCGCCCAGCTGGAACTGGTCGACATCTCCGACATCTTCGCCGACTCGGAGTTCAAGGCGTTCGCCGGCAAGCACGTCCGCGCCCTCCCGGTCCCGGACACCGCCGGCCAGTCCCGGAAGTTCTTCGACGGCCTCGGCGACTACGCCGTCCAGCACGGCGCCAAGGGCCTGGCCTGGGTCCGCGTCGGCGAGGACGGCGGCCTCACCGGCCCGATCGCCAAGTTCCTCACCGAGACCGACATCAAGACCCTCACCGAGCGTCTGTCCCTCGCCCCCGGCCACGCGGTCTTCTTCGGCGCGGGCGAGTTCGACGAGGTCTCGAAGATCATGTCCGCCGTCCGCGTCGAGGCCGCCAAGCGCGCCGGCCACTTCGAGGAGGGCGTCTTCCGGTTCTGCTGGGTCGTCGACTTCCCGATGTTCGAGAAGGACGAGGACACCGGGAAGATCGACTTCTCCCACAACCCCTTCTCGATGCCCCAGGGCGGCATGAAGGACCTGGAGGAGAAGGACCCCCTCGACATCCTCGCCTGGCAGTACGACATCGTCTGCAACGGCATCGAGCTGTCCTCCGGCGCCATCCGCAACCACGAGCCCGATGTGATGCTCAAGGCCTTCGAGATCGCCGGCTACGACCGCGAGACCGTCGAGCACGAGTTCGCGGGCATGCTCCGCGCCTTCCGCCTCGGCGCCCCGCCGCACGGCGGCATCGCCCCGGGAGTCGACCGCATCGTGATGCTCCTGGCCGACGAGCCCAACATCCGCGAAACGATCGCCTTCCCGCTCAACGGCAACGCCCAGGACCTGATGATGGGCGCCCCGACGGAGCTGGACGAGTCCCGCCTGCGCGAGCTGAACATCCAGCTCCGCAAGCCGGCGGCATCGGCGAAGGACAAGGCGGAGAAGTAG